AGAATATGAAGTCAAGAAATTGACCCATTTCATCCAACTCGTTTTCCGGGAAAATAAAGACACTGACTAATTTCCCACCATGATTATATTTTGGCACCGTCGGGACCTAAGAATACATGACAACATTGGACTTGCCGCCGCTAGGAAAAAAACCAACAAGATAATAGGAGTGTTTTGTCTAGATCCTGATATTCTGAGCAGGGATGACATTGCCCCAGCTAGAGTAAAATATATGCTGGGCTGTCTGAAAGAATTACAACAAAAATACCAAAAACTAGGAAGTCAATTGTTAGTCTTCCACAACTCGCCCCATAAGATTATTCCCCAACTGGCCAAAAAACTCAAATGTCAAGGCGTGTACTGGAACTTAGATGTGGAACCCTATTCCCGTCAACGGGATGAGAAAATTATTAACACCCTAAAAAAAGAGGCAATAGAAGTAAAAACCTTTTGGGATCAGCTCTTACACGCTCCAGGGGAGGTGCTGTCCAAAGACAACCAAAAACCTTACACAGTATACACCCCCTTCTGGCGCAACTGGTCTAGTCAAAAAAAACTGCCTCCCTCCCCCTCCCCCACCCATCTAGTAGGTTTAGACGAGGAAGAAAAACAGATTGTAGCCTCCCTGGGAGCAATACCTATCCCCCCAGAAAAAGAATTGGGCTTCGTCTGGGATTCCCCCCTCCCCTTAACCCCCGGAGAAACCGCCGCCTGTCAAAGATTAGATTATTTTTGTAGTAAATTAATATACAATTACGAGGAAAATCGCAACTATCCGGCCATTGATGGCACCTCCCAACTCAGTGCGGCTCTAAAATTTGGGGCAATAGGCATCAGAAAACTGTGGCAAAGAGTAGAGGAAGAATTGCAAAACTGCAACAGCGAAGAAGCCAGAAATAGTATAATCGCCTGGCAAAAAGAAATAGCCTGGCGGGAGTTTTACCAACACTGTCTTTATTTCTTCCCCCATTTAGCAGAAGAACCATATAGAATTAAATTCAAGCAATTCCCATGGCAAAACCGAGAAGACTGGTTCCAAGCCTGGTGTGAGGGCAAAACCGGTTACCCCATTGTCGACGCCGCCATGAGACAACTCAACGAAACCGGCTGGATGCACAACCGCTGTCGTATGATTGTGGCCAACTTTCTGACAAAAGACCTTTTGATTGACTGGCGATGGGGGGAAAAATACTTCATGCAAAAACTCTACGACGGCGACTTGGCAGCCAACAACGGCGGATGGCAGTGGAGTGCCTCCAGTGGCATGGACACCCAACCCTTAAGAATATTTAACCCCTCCTCCCAGGCACAAAAATTTGACCCCCATGGCGAATATATCCGTAGGTGGTTGCCAGAAATAAGTCATCTCGACACCCACCAGTTACTAACCGGCAACATCCCCCCCCTCGTCGCCCAAAGTTGTGGTTACCCCACTCCCATCGTCTCCCATCAGCAGCAACAAAAAGAATTCAAACGCCTCTATGCCCAAATCCAATGAGTATGGTATAAACCCTTAAGCCCCACCCCGAATCAATCTTTGTAATGCATCAGTTTCTTTCAATGTAGCCTCCCCTCCACATAACGTTTTTACATCTCTTGCGTATTGTAAAAAATTTAACATAGAATTAATCTTTAACTCGGTTATCTCTGAAGGTAATCCCCCCATTGGTGGAAAATTCTACAATGAGTATATAACCCTATTGGAGAGAAAAAAATATGGTAGTAACTAATGTCAGAAATGTCCAACTGGAAACAGATGTAGTACCAATTCGGTGTACGGGGGCCTATGCCCTGATAGACAGTCTCTGCCGTCACGGAGTTAAACACATTTTCGGCTATCCCGGCGGTGCCATCCTCCCTATCTACGACGAGTTGTACAGAGCAGAACAAAGAGGCGACCTAAAACACATCCTGGTGAGACACGAACAAGGGGCGGCCCATGCCGCCGACGGCTATGCCCGTGCTACAGGTAAAGTGGGAGTGTGTTTCGGCACATCGGGGCCAGGCGCCACCAATCTCGTCACAGGAATCGCCACCGCCCACATGGACTCCGTACCTCTTGTAGTTGTCACCGGACAGGTTGCTAGGGCCGCCATCGGCACTGATGCCTTCCAAGAAACAGACATCTTCGGCATAACCCTCCCCATTGTAAAACATTCCTACGTCGCCCGCAAGGCTGCTGATATACCTCGAATTGTAGCTGAAGCATTCCATATCGCAAGCACAGGACGTCCCGGGCCAGTACTGATAGACATACCCAAAGACGTGGGACTAGAAGAATTCTACTATCAGCCGGTAAAACCAGGACAAGTAAAGCTGAGGGGATATAGGCCAACCATAAAAGGCAATCCCCGTCAAGTCAATGCAGCCCTCGAGTTGATAGTAGAAGCAAAAAGGCCACTTTTGTACGTAGGCGGAGGGGCTATAGCCAGCGGCGCCCAGGCCGAAATACAAGAGCTAGCAGAAATGTTCCAAATTCCCGTTACCACCACCCTGATGGGATTGGGCGCCTTTGATGCCAACCACCCCCTTTCCGTGGGCATGTTGGGAATGCATGGGACAGCCTACGCCAACTTCGCCGTCACCGAATGTGACCTCCTCATCGCCGTAGGGGCAAGGTTTGACGATCGAGTCACCGGCAAGTTAGACGAGTTCGCCAGCAAAGCCAAGGTGATTCACATTGACATCGACCCCGCCGAGGTAGGGAAAAACCGTCGTCCGGACGTCCCCATTGTCGGCGATGTACGCCATGTGCTCCAACAGATGTTACAAAAGGCAAAACAATTAAAACTGTCCAACAACGGCAAAACCAAAGAATGGTTAAAAAGAATTGACCGTTGGAAAGAAGACTACCCCCTCCTAGTCCCCCACCCCTCTGACTCCCTCTCCCCCCAAGAGGTAATAGTAGAAGTGGGACGTCAAGCGCCAAACGCCTATTATACTACCGATGTGGGTCAACACCAAATGTGGGCAGCCCAATTTTTGAAAACAGGCCCCCGTCGTTGGATTTCCAGTGCCGGTTTAGGCACCATGGGCTACGGCTTACCCGCCGCCATGGGTGTTAAAATCGCCCTTCCCCACGAACAGGTAATCTGTATCAGTGGCGATGCCAGTTTCCAGATGACTTTCCAGGAATTGGCCACCGTTGCCCAGTATAACGTCAAAGTTAAAGTGGTCATTATCAACAACGGCTGGCAAGGAATGGTGCGTCAGTGGCAACAAGCCTTCTATGGCGAACGCTACGCCGCCTCCAACATGGAGGCCGGAATGCCCAATTTTGAACTCTTAGCCCAAGCCTTCGGCATTAAAGGCATGACAGTAAGGCATCGCAGCGAATTATCCTCCGCCATCGCCGAAATGTTGGCTCATGACGGCCCTGTGGTTATGGATGTCCACGTCAAGAAAGACGAAAACTGCTATCCCATGGTGGCCCCAGGCAAGAGCAACTATCAGATGATGGGTTTGCCCAAAAAACCACCACAACTAGGACGTCCAGCCTCCATCATCTGTCCCAACTGTAGCACAGAAAACCCAGAAGACCACAATTTCTGCTACTGTTGTGGCAGCAAGCTGTAAACACTTAGATTTCTAGGTAATTTACAAGTTGGGTTGCGTCTCCCGCCGCCCAACTCCCCTGATGCCCTATGACCTATGACAGTATACTTCGTGGGAGCCGGCATTGGTGGTTTAGACTACCTCACCCTCAAGGCCTATAAAATCCTCTCCCAGGCGGAAGTAATAATCCACGACGCCCTCATAGACAAGGAAATTCTCAATATAGCCCCGGAAAACTGCCTAAAAATCCATGTGGGCAAACGAGGGGGACAAAAAAGCACCCCCCAGGCGGAAATAAACCGTCTACTAGCCCAATTAGCCCCAAAATACAAAGTAGTTGTCCGTCTAAAAGGGGGTGATGTGGGGATTTTTGGCCGTTTAATCCCAGAATTGGCCACCGTCAAGGCCATTGGTGTCGACTATCAGCTCATCCCCGGGATCTCCTCAGCCCTAGCCGCACCCCTTCTCGCCCATATCCCCCTCACCGATA
This is a stretch of genomic DNA from Geminocystis sp. M7585_C2015_104. It encodes these proteins:
- a CDS encoding deoxyribodipyrimidine photo-lyase, translated to MIIFWHRRDLRIHDNIGLAAARKKTNKIIGVFCLDPDILSRDDIAPARVKYMLGCLKELQQKYQKLGSQLLVFHNSPHKIIPQLAKKLKCQGVYWNLDVEPYSRQRDEKIINTLKKEAIEVKTFWDQLLHAPGEVLSKDNQKPYTVYTPFWRNWSSQKKLPPSPSPTHLVGLDEEEKQIVASLGAIPIPPEKELGFVWDSPLPLTPGETAACQRLDYFCSKLIYNYEENRNYPAIDGTSQLSAALKFGAIGIRKLWQRVEEELQNCNSEEARNSIIAWQKEIAWREFYQHCLYFFPHLAEEPYRIKFKQFPWQNREDWFQAWCEGKTGYPIVDAAMRQLNETGWMHNRCRMIVANFLTKDLLIDWRWGEKYFMQKLYDGDLAANNGGWQWSASSGMDTQPLRIFNPSSQAQKFDPHGEYIRRWLPEISHLDTHQLLTGNIPPLVAQSCGYPTPIVSHQQQQKEFKRLYAQIQ
- the ilvB gene encoding biosynthetic-type acetolactate synthase large subunit, which produces MVVTNVRNVQLETDVVPIRCTGAYALIDSLCRHGVKHIFGYPGGAILPIYDELYRAEQRGDLKHILVRHEQGAAHAADGYARATGKVGVCFGTSGPGATNLVTGIATAHMDSVPLVVVTGQVARAAIGTDAFQETDIFGITLPIVKHSYVARKAADIPRIVAEAFHIASTGRPGPVLIDIPKDVGLEEFYYQPVKPGQVKLRGYRPTIKGNPRQVNAALELIVEAKRPLLYVGGGAIASGAQAEIQELAEMFQIPVTTTLMGLGAFDANHPLSVGMLGMHGTAYANFAVTECDLLIAVGARFDDRVTGKLDEFASKAKVIHIDIDPAEVGKNRRPDVPIVGDVRHVLQQMLQKAKQLKLSNNGKTKEWLKRIDRWKEDYPLLVPHPSDSLSPQEVIVEVGRQAPNAYYTTDVGQHQMWAAQFLKTGPRRWISSAGLGTMGYGLPAAMGVKIALPHEQVICISGDASFQMTFQELATVAQYNVKVKVVIINNGWQGMVRQWQQAFYGERYAASNMEAGMPNFELLAQAFGIKGMTVRHRSELSSAIAEMLAHDGPVVMDVHVKKDENCYPMVAPGKSNYQMMGLPKKPPQLGRPASIICPNCSTENPEDHNFCYCCGSKL
- the cobA gene encoding uroporphyrinogen-III C-methyltransferase; the protein is MTVYFVGAGIGGLDYLTLKAYKILSQAEVIIHDALIDKEILNIAPENCLKIHVGKRGGQKSTPQAEINRLLAQLAPKYKVVVRLKGGDVGIFGRLIPELATVKAIGVDYQLIPGISSALAAPLLAHIPLTDKDHSSGVMVVSGHNPEKLNWEILSQIDTLVILMGGRNLSLMVEKLQKYGRPPSHPIAIIKEAGGSNTQVWKGTLSTIVAQTLNISLSPCVIVVGTVVDQEELKRL